One stretch of Streptomyces sp. R21 DNA includes these proteins:
- a CDS encoding MupA/Atu3671 family FMN-dependent luciferase-like monooxygenase, translated as MSPTAADRAAELSRKLTAQLSAAKGRTTPSPEVHGPRVTLPEGSGMAGDTADEAQRAHADDLTRRLIERTHTSKGLAQERRSVLADSRAVVGFRRSTKETLYPISARSARGARLTDVDGNEYTDITMGFGSLLFGHEPEFVTRAVREHLDQGLRFGPRPVEAGEVAQLLADLTGLERVAFAASGTEANSAAIRLARAATGRDRIVMFRGSYHGHIDSVLGRPGPDGGRAVPVSCGIPDSAVSELIVLEYGSQEALDTIDALGDSIAAVLVEPVQCRNPALRPVAFLRTLRELTHRRGIVLLFDEMLTGLRPHPRGAQHHFDVVPDLATYGKALGSGYPIGAIAGRADLMDGIDGGFWRYGDDSRPMAETTFFGGTYLQHPLSMAAAKAVLTHLVAEGPQLQQRLNARTYALATDLNGFFRDEEFPLELAHFGSMFRFTHRADMELLYQHLLVRGIYVWEWRSFYLSTAHTDADIEHVADAVKDSLRELRRAGFFPASRPRPAARPPRRRPAPDFGVYFFGDYPEREGAPRPADAYDHIIETARFADQHGFSSLWLPERHFHSFGGLFPNPAVLASVLARETSRIRLNSGSVVLPLHDPVRVAEEWSVVDNLSGGRVGLGCATGWHARDFALHPDRFARRKEIAFAHLDDVRTLWAGGTVRRPTGEGEETDVRIHPRPVQKMPPMFLATSGRRASYEDAGRRGLGIVTNLMNQSVEELAENVRHYRKAREQYGLDPDEGRVTVLLHTYLGEDHATARAEALEPMTRYLRSSLQMRSAASALGTGPQDVAAASEEDLDYLFRRAYDRYCDERALIGTPDSCSPLVEALREAGVDEIAALVDFGLPADRMCAGLEHLNALRTRHQEVDHGGVHEVSAPATDAQRRLWLAAQLIGDPAAYNEVQAVRLRGVLDETALRTAVAGLVERHTGLRTVFRTGGADETVQQVVRPGAGAALQVTDAQGQDPDAAVAALLREESTRPHDLAEGPLFVPRLLRLAPDDHVLAFGLHHLVTDAHSAGILAGDLEELYTAAVEGRPATFARPAGSTLDAVRQDPDPADLDWWRRYLDPLPPVPALPTDRPRGRRVAGRGAAAEVALDEQRAAGLREWSGRQGVTLFATLLTAWQLVLRERSGQDEFTVGSTFGGRTPATADTVGFHVAVLPLRAALTATTPLRAAVRATRDALFEAEAHQHVDLDALLAAVHPDPGNPRPLITVSADLDTAPLAGVRLPGLRAEQVDGGTESAPLELGLMVIRTSGGLRLRIRYDADLFDAETVRGYLDDLDRILRAMTSGDAVLVRDTKPAEPLQDTRPVESIQDTKVTAPLQDTDIAAVSFKETLRSIWAAVLGVDGVPDDANFFDLGGSSIAAIRLGNRVRDALHVEFSLGDFFADATLAGMIRTLAPDGGSEAPESAEFEVVDRAPATDQQTRMAAAHNATLQPQVWNVPTRIRFTGPLNPDALRTALAELIDRHHALRTRYVQGGDGSWWQEVVAAPRLRLQLDDFSRLPEDRRTARVDKACRAMAAVPFDLARPALPRLRLIRAGEDEWVLMFVTHHICTDGWSHSILLSELAELYTAAVSGTPHSLAAPSSQPTEYARRQRERKDPRAQAERAARCVAYLDGVPSRVEIPTDRPRPERLSGDGDTIRSRATGELRARMEEFAASRHVTPFAVAATGLGLLLARLSGQRDVLLGVPYANRQGSDTESLVCMTTTTVLVRVRVEPDESCAELVSRTGAGALSVMANVLPTTQVLQAMRDSGAREVPEIVANALAFQNTDDLDIEIPGLSVDVDDLAPPVSRAELTFGLAPRRDPAHGYRAFLEYSSDLWDRKTAEGLLADYLALLEDLCAHPDRQAHALLTPHTPTGETYPG; from the coding sequence ATGAGCCCGACCGCGGCGGACCGGGCCGCGGAACTCTCCCGGAAGCTCACGGCGCAACTCTCCGCGGCGAAAGGCCGTACCACCCCCTCCCCCGAGGTGCACGGCCCCCGCGTCACCCTCCCCGAAGGCTCCGGCATGGCCGGTGACACGGCGGACGAGGCGCAGCGCGCGCATGCCGACGACCTCACGCGCCGCCTGATCGAGCGCACCCACACCTCCAAGGGGCTTGCGCAGGAGCGGCGTTCAGTGCTGGCGGACAGCCGGGCGGTGGTCGGGTTCCGGCGCTCCACCAAGGAGACGCTGTACCCGATATCGGCCCGCTCGGCGCGCGGCGCACGTCTGACGGACGTGGACGGCAACGAGTACACCGACATCACGATGGGGTTCGGCTCCCTGCTGTTCGGCCACGAGCCGGAGTTCGTCACGCGGGCTGTGCGTGAACACCTCGACCAGGGGCTGCGGTTCGGACCCCGCCCCGTCGAGGCCGGTGAAGTCGCCCAGTTGCTGGCGGACTTGACGGGCCTGGAGCGGGTGGCGTTCGCGGCCTCCGGCACCGAGGCCAACTCGGCCGCGATCCGGCTCGCCCGCGCCGCCACCGGACGCGACCGGATCGTCATGTTCCGCGGTTCGTACCACGGCCACATCGACTCCGTGCTCGGCCGCCCGGGGCCCGACGGCGGGCGGGCCGTCCCCGTCTCGTGCGGCATCCCCGACAGCGCCGTGTCCGAACTGATCGTCCTCGAATACGGCAGCCAGGAAGCCCTGGACACCATCGACGCGCTAGGTGACTCCATCGCCGCGGTGCTCGTCGAACCGGTCCAGTGCCGCAACCCCGCCCTGCGCCCGGTCGCCTTCCTGCGCACCCTGCGCGAGCTCACCCACCGCCGGGGCATCGTGCTGCTCTTCGACGAGATGCTCACCGGCCTGCGCCCCCATCCGCGGGGCGCCCAGCACCACTTCGACGTGGTCCCCGACCTGGCCACCTACGGAAAGGCGCTCGGCAGCGGCTATCCGATCGGCGCGATCGCCGGCCGCGCCGACCTCATGGACGGGATCGACGGCGGCTTCTGGCGGTATGGCGACGACAGCCGGCCCATGGCCGAGACCACGTTCTTCGGCGGCACCTACCTTCAGCATCCGCTGTCGATGGCGGCCGCCAAGGCCGTGCTCACCCATCTCGTCGCCGAGGGCCCCCAACTCCAGCAGCGGCTGAACGCCCGCACCTACGCCCTCGCCACCGACCTCAACGGCTTCTTCCGGGACGAGGAATTCCCCCTGGAACTCGCCCACTTCGGGTCGATGTTCCGCTTCACCCACCGCGCCGACATGGAACTGCTCTACCAGCACCTGCTGGTGCGCGGCATCTACGTGTGGGAGTGGCGCAGCTTCTATCTCTCCACCGCCCACACCGACGCCGACATCGAGCACGTGGCGGACGCGGTGAAGGACTCACTGCGCGAGCTGCGCCGCGCCGGCTTCTTCCCGGCGTCCCGGCCACGCCCCGCGGCGAGGCCGCCCCGCCGCCGCCCGGCGCCCGACTTCGGCGTGTACTTCTTCGGGGACTACCCCGAGAGGGAGGGTGCGCCCCGCCCGGCCGACGCCTACGACCACATCATCGAGACGGCTCGCTTCGCCGACCAGCACGGCTTCAGCTCTCTGTGGCTGCCCGAGCGGCACTTCCACTCCTTCGGCGGTCTCTTCCCCAACCCGGCGGTCCTGGCGTCCGTCCTCGCGCGCGAGACCAGCCGCATCCGGCTCAACTCCGGTTCCGTCGTGCTGCCGTTGCACGATCCCGTCCGCGTGGCCGAGGAGTGGTCGGTCGTCGACAACCTCTCGGGCGGCCGGGTCGGTCTGGGCTGCGCCACCGGCTGGCACGCACGGGACTTCGCGCTGCATCCGGACCGTTTCGCCCGGCGCAAGGAGATCGCCTTCGCCCACCTCGACGACGTACGGACGCTGTGGGCCGGTGGCACGGTGCGCCGCCCGACCGGCGAGGGCGAGGAGACCGACGTACGGATCCATCCGCGCCCGGTGCAGAAGATGCCGCCGATGTTCCTCGCCACGTCGGGGCGGCGTGCCTCGTACGAGGACGCGGGACGGCGCGGGCTCGGGATCGTCACGAACCTGATGAACCAGTCCGTCGAGGAGCTGGCGGAGAACGTCCGGCACTACCGCAAGGCCCGCGAGCAGTACGGCCTCGACCCCGACGAGGGCCGCGTGACCGTCCTCCTGCACACCTACCTCGGCGAGGACCACGCCACCGCGCGCGCCGAGGCGCTGGAGCCGATGACCCGCTATCTGCGCTCCTCGCTCCAGATGCGCTCCGCGGCGAGCGCGCTCGGCACCGGCCCGCAGGACGTGGCGGCGGCGAGCGAGGAGGACCTCGACTATCTGTTCCGCCGGGCCTATGACCGGTACTGCGACGAGCGGGCCCTGATCGGCACGCCCGACAGCTGCTCCCCTCTCGTGGAGGCCCTGAGGGAGGCGGGGGTCGACGAGATCGCCGCCCTCGTCGACTTCGGCCTGCCGGCCGACCGGATGTGCGCGGGCCTTGAGCACCTCAACGCGCTGCGCACGCGCCACCAGGAAGTCGATCACGGCGGCGTACACGAGGTGTCCGCCCCCGCGACCGACGCCCAGCGCAGGCTCTGGCTGGCCGCCCAGCTGATCGGTGACCCTGCCGCGTACAACGAGGTCCAGGCGGTGCGCCTGCGCGGTGTGCTGGACGAGACGGCCCTGCGCACCGCCGTGGCCGGTCTCGTCGAGCGGCACACCGGGCTGCGCACCGTGTTCCGGACGGGTGGTGCGGACGAGACGGTCCAGCAGGTCGTACGGCCCGGTGCGGGCGCCGCGCTCCAGGTGACCGACGCCCAGGGGCAGGACCCGGACGCGGCCGTCGCCGCGCTGCTGCGCGAGGAGAGCACGCGGCCCCACGACCTGGCCGAGGGCCCGCTGTTCGTGCCGCGACTGCTCAGGCTTGCACCGGACGACCACGTCCTCGCCTTCGGGCTGCACCACCTCGTCACCGACGCCCACTCCGCCGGAATCCTCGCCGGCGACCTCGAAGAGCTGTACACGGCCGCGGTGGAGGGCCGCCCTGCCACGTTCGCGCGTCCGGCCGGCAGCACGCTCGATGCCGTACGGCAGGACCCTGATCCAGCGGATCTGGACTGGTGGCGCCGGTACCTCGACCCGCTCCCGCCCGTTCCCGCACTGCCCACGGACCGGCCGCGCGGTCGCAGGGTCGCGGGACGCGGTGCGGCGGCCGAGGTCGCCCTCGATGAGCAGCGGGCGGCCGGGCTGCGGGAGTGGAGCGGCCGGCAGGGCGTCACGCTGTTCGCCACACTGCTGACCGCCTGGCAGCTGGTGTTGCGCGAGCGCTCGGGCCAGGACGAGTTCACCGTCGGCTCGACCTTCGGCGGGCGCACTCCCGCCACCGCCGACACCGTCGGCTTCCACGTCGCCGTACTCCCCCTGCGTGCCGCACTCACGGCGACGACGCCCCTGCGCGCTGCCGTACGGGCCACCCGCGACGCTCTGTTCGAGGCGGAGGCGCATCAGCACGTCGACCTCGACGCGCTCCTCGCGGCCGTCCACCCCGATCCCGGCAACCCGCGCCCGCTGATCACCGTGTCCGCGGACCTGGACACGGCACCACTGGCCGGGGTCCGGCTGCCGGGGCTGCGCGCCGAGCAGGTCGACGGGGGGACCGAATCGGCGCCGCTGGAGCTGGGGTTGATGGTCATCCGCACCTCCGGCGGGCTACGACTGCGCATCCGCTACGACGCCGATCTCTTCGACGCCGAGACGGTCCGGGGCTACCTGGACGACCTCGACCGGATCCTTCGGGCCATGACGAGCGGCGACGCCGTACTGGTGCGGGACACGAAGCCCGCCGAACCGCTCCAGGACACGCGACCCGTGGAGTCGATCCAGGACACGAAGGTCACCGCGCCGCTCCAGGACACGGACATCGCCGCGGTGTCCTTCAAGGAGACGCTGCGCTCGATCTGGGCGGCGGTGCTCGGCGTCGACGGCGTGCCCGACGACGCCAACTTCTTCGACCTGGGCGGCAGTTCCATCGCGGCGATCCGGCTCGGCAACCGCGTTCGCGACGCTCTGCACGTCGAGTTCTCGCTCGGGGACTTCTTCGCGGACGCGACCTTGGCCGGGATGATCCGGACGCTCGCACCCGACGGCGGTTCGGAAGCGCCCGAGTCAGCCGAATTCGAGGTCGTCGACCGCGCCCCCGCCACCGACCAGCAGACCCGTATGGCCGCCGCCCACAACGCCACTCTCCAGCCCCAGGTCTGGAACGTGCCGACCCGGATCCGCTTCACCGGCCCGCTGAACCCGGACGCACTCCGCACGGCGCTCGCCGAGCTGATCGACCGGCACCACGCCCTGCGCACCCGCTATGTCCAAGGCGGCGACGGCAGTTGGTGGCAGGAGGTGGTCGCCGCTCCCCGACTCCGGCTGCAACTGGACGACTTCAGCAGACTCCCGGAGGACCGGCGCACGGCCCGCGTCGACAAGGCCTGCCGCGCCATGGCCGCGGTGCCCTTCGACCTGGCCCGTCCCGCGCTGCCCCGGCTGCGGCTGATCCGCGCCGGGGAGGACGAGTGGGTCCTCATGTTCGTGACGCACCACATCTGCACCGACGGCTGGTCCCATTCGATCCTGCTGTCGGAGCTCGCCGAGCTGTACACCGCGGCCGTGTCCGGCACTCCGCACAGCCTCGCCGCACCCTCGTCCCAGCCCACGGAGTACGCCCGCCGCCAGCGGGAACGGAAGGACCCGCGGGCGCAGGCCGAGCGCGCCGCCCGCTGCGTCGCGTATCTCGACGGCGTGCCGAGCCGTGTGGAGATTCCCACGGACCGGCCCCGACCGGAACGGCTCAGCGGCGACGGCGACACGATCCGGAGCCGGGCAACCGGTGAACTCCGGGCACGCATGGAGGAGTTCGCGGCTTCCCGGCACGTGACGCCGTTCGCGGTCGCCGCGACCGGGCTCGGGCTGCTGCTCGCCCGGCTCTCCGGGCAGCGCGACGTCCTGCTGGGCGTCCCGTACGCCAACCGGCAGGGCAGCGACACCGAATCGCTGGTCTGCATGACCACCACGACCGTCCTGGTGCGGGTGCGCGTCGAACCGGACGAGAGCTGCGCCGAGCTGGTCTCCCGTACCGGCGCCGGGGCACTGTCCGTCATGGCGAACGTCCTGCCCACCACACAGGTCCTCCAGGCGATGCGGGACAGCGGCGCACGCGAGGTGCCGGAGATCGTGGCCAACGCCCTCGCCTTCCAGAACACCGACGATCTCGACATCGAGATACCGGGCCTGAGCGTCGACGTGGACGACCTGGCACCGCCGGTGTCCCGCGCGGAACTGACCTTCGGCCTCGCCCCGCGCCGCGATCCCGCCCACGGCTACCGCGCCTTCCTCGAATACTCGTCCGACCTGTGGGACAGAAAGACCGCGGAGGGCCTGCTCGCCGACTATCTCGCCCTGCTCGAAGACCTGTGCGCCCACCCCGACCGGCAGGCCCACGCACTGCTCACCCCTCACACGCCGACCGGAGAGACCTACCCAGGATGA
- a CDS encoding M18 family aminopeptidase, whose amino-acid sequence MTNATDPRHIEDLLAFLEGSSSPYHAVAQAAHRLEKAGFKELRETEEWTGHTGGCFVARGGALLAWYVPADAPAHAPFRIVGAHTDSPNLRVKPTPDTGSAGWRQIAVEVYGGVPLNTWLDRDLGVSGRLTLRDGTARLVKIDEPLLRVPQLAIHLDRSVNDGLALDRQRQTQPIWSLGRPERGALLRRIAYEAGLDASDILGWDLMLHDIQAPSLLGAEREFLVSARLDNLVSVHAGVSALTSAADDWSGDGGAALVPVLAAFDHEEVGSGSETGAQSPLLERVLSRSVAARGGSGEDWSRALAGTICVSADMSHAVHPNYSERHDPDNHPLPGGGPVVKVNVNQRYATDGTGFAAFVSACERADVPWQRFVSNNAMPCGTSIGPITAARLGVTTVDVGVPGLSMHSARELVGAADPGYLARALREFVMTG is encoded by the coding sequence ATGACCAACGCCACGGATCCCAGGCACATCGAGGACCTGCTCGCCTTCCTCGAGGGCAGCTCCTCGCCCTACCACGCCGTGGCGCAGGCCGCGCACCGGCTGGAGAAGGCCGGCTTCAAGGAGCTGCGGGAGACGGAGGAGTGGACCGGGCACACCGGCGGCTGCTTCGTCGCCCGCGGCGGCGCCCTCCTCGCGTGGTACGTCCCCGCGGACGCGCCCGCCCACGCCCCGTTCAGGATCGTCGGGGCCCACACCGACTCCCCGAACCTGCGGGTCAAGCCGACACCGGACACCGGGTCCGCGGGCTGGCGCCAGATCGCCGTGGAGGTCTACGGAGGCGTCCCGCTCAACACCTGGCTCGACCGCGATCTGGGCGTCTCCGGACGGCTGACCCTGCGCGACGGCACCGCGCGGCTCGTCAAGATCGACGAACCGCTGCTGCGCGTACCGCAGTTGGCCATCCACCTGGACCGCTCGGTCAACGACGGGCTCGCCCTGGACCGGCAGCGGCAGACCCAGCCGATCTGGTCGCTGGGCCGCCCGGAGCGGGGCGCGCTGCTGCGCCGGATCGCGTACGAGGCCGGTCTGGACGCCTCCGACATCCTCGGCTGGGACCTGATGCTGCACGACATCCAGGCGCCGTCCCTGCTGGGTGCGGAGCGGGAGTTCCTGGTCTCCGCCCGCCTCGACAACCTGGTGTCCGTGCACGCGGGGGTGTCCGCGCTGACGTCGGCCGCCGACGACTGGTCGGGCGACGGGGGCGCCGCGCTGGTGCCGGTGCTCGCCGCCTTCGACCACGAGGAGGTGGGCAGCGGTTCCGAGACGGGTGCGCAGAGTCCGCTGCTTGAACGGGTGTTGAGCCGTTCCGTCGCCGCCCGAGGCGGCAGCGGCGAGGACTGGTCGCGGGCGCTCGCGGGCACGATCTGCGTCTCCGCGGACATGTCGCACGCGGTGCACCCCAACTACAGCGAGCGCCACGACCCGGACAACCATCCGCTGCCGGGCGGCGGCCCCGTCGTCAAGGTCAATGTCAACCAGCGGTACGCCACCGACGGCACAGGTTTCGCCGCCTTCGTGAGCGCCTGTGAGCGGGCCGACGTGCCGTGGCAGCGGTTCGTGTCCAACAACGCGATGCCCTGCGGCACGTCGATCGGGCCGATCACCGCGGCTCGGCTCGGTGTGACCACCGTCGACGTGGGGGTGCCGGGGCTCTCCATGCACTCGGCGCGCGAGCTGGTCGGGGCCGCCGATCCCGGGTATCTCGCCCGGGCGCTGCGGGAGTTCGTGATGACCGGCTGA
- a CDS encoding thioesterase II family protein, translated as MSARNFTLKGADPEAATLRLLIVPHAGAGAASGLGFAGHAPGDWLVATARLPGRESRVREAVPGLPGLVADVVATIRALPGTAPLLVVGVCSGAVIGLEAVREIERSGDGEVAGFVVVSQWAVNEAPDPARRLLRDTDDPAEVLDILREFDGVPESLAAQPEMLGLVLPAIVADIRAVEAYVADPAVAAVRCPLLAVFGDEDELCPEERTADWSLFSAYTRTVWLPGGHLLLADEPALLAEAIADHRDHFTAAQLQI; from the coding sequence GTGTCCGCAAGAAACTTCACCCTCAAGGGCGCCGACCCCGAGGCCGCGACGCTGCGCCTGCTGATCGTCCCGCATGCTGGGGCCGGGGCGGCGAGCGGTCTGGGGTTCGCGGGGCACGCCCCGGGCGACTGGCTGGTGGCGACGGCCCGGCTGCCCGGCCGGGAGTCCCGTGTCCGGGAAGCCGTCCCGGGGCTTCCCGGACTGGTGGCCGACGTCGTGGCCACAATCCGCGCGCTGCCCGGGACGGCCCCGCTGCTCGTGGTCGGGGTGTGCTCGGGTGCGGTGATCGGTCTGGAGGCCGTACGCGAGATCGAGCGCTCCGGCGACGGGGAGGTGGCGGGCTTCGTCGTCGTATCGCAGTGGGCGGTGAACGAGGCGCCCGATCCGGCGCGCCGTCTCCTGCGGGACACGGACGACCCGGCCGAAGTCCTGGACATCCTGCGGGAATTCGACGGCGTCCCGGAGTCGCTCGCCGCGCAGCCGGAGATGCTCGGGCTGGTCCTGCCGGCGATCGTGGCGGACATCCGGGCCGTCGAGGCCTACGTCGCCGATCCCGCCGTCGCGGCCGTCAGATGTCCGCTTCTTGCCGTGTTCGGCGACGAGGACGAGCTGTGTCCCGAGGAGCGCACCGCCGACTGGTCGCTGTTCAGCGCGTACACGCGGACGGTCTGGCTGCCCGGCGGTCACCTGCTCCTGGCGGACGAACCCGCACTGCTGGCGGAGGCGATCGCCGACCATCGCGACCACTTCACGGCCGCCCAGCTCCAGATCTGA
- a CDS encoding amino acid adenylation domain-containing protein translates to MTTAAVDAKHRIDALLLERWERDPELPALISGDTVLTRGELRHRVLRTAAALRARGVRPGDRVAVYHERSVEFVVAVLGALFAGAAHAAFDVDDPLPRTLGMIEDCAPRAVLTSTALSVRFPGAVPVLTDDECRTHAPADVSASVAASPQDPAVVLYTSGSTGRPKASLISHRALVSRLSALQTTHRMDENDRIIHHTACSFDMYLVEVHWPLLAGATVVLAAPRRQRDADHLAELIRDHRITTFYCVVSLLDLFLLARDPAERYDGIRQVLTGGEPLSPDLVKRFHARSTASLTNLYGPSECTIYCTAWECPRDPDLDTVLIGSAVQDTDLWILDENGDPVSEGEPGELYIGGAGLALGYLNRPDLTAERFVTSPTLAPGGRLYRSGDLVRARPDGALEFLGRLDRQVKIRGIRIELAEIESTAARCAGVRQAAVVAHGEGADKRLAAYVVPADGVASAGLVASVRDALREWLPHYMVPTAIEAVNELPLTANGKLDRLLLEDRAARSSAAAPPARTTTAEAHTGLEQQVAEVWCDVLGVPEVGADDDFFDLGGDSFKVVRVIDRLKGLLAMEIPMAALLLEPTVAGFTKELRRITHQEHIR, encoded by the coding sequence ATGACGACGGCAGCAGTCGACGCCAAGCACCGGATCGACGCCCTTCTGCTGGAGCGGTGGGAGCGTGACCCGGAGCTGCCCGCGCTGATCTCCGGTGACACCGTCCTGACCCGGGGCGAGCTGAGGCACCGGGTGCTGCGGACCGCCGCCGCGCTGCGCGCCCGGGGTGTGCGCCCCGGCGACCGGGTGGCGGTCTACCACGAGCGGTCCGTCGAGTTCGTGGTGGCCGTCCTGGGCGCGCTGTTCGCGGGCGCGGCCCACGCGGCCTTCGACGTGGACGATCCGCTGCCGCGCACACTGGGGATGATCGAGGACTGTGCTCCCCGTGCCGTGCTCACCAGTACGGCGCTTTCCGTCCGCTTCCCGGGGGCGGTGCCCGTGCTCACGGACGACGAGTGCCGCACGCACGCACCCGCGGACGTGTCCGCCTCGGTGGCCGCATCGCCGCAGGACCCCGCCGTCGTCCTCTACACCTCCGGTTCCACCGGGCGCCCCAAGGCGTCGCTGATCAGCCACCGCGCCCTCGTCTCCCGGCTGTCGGCCCTGCAGACGACGCATCGTATGGACGAGAACGACCGGATCATCCATCACACGGCGTGCAGCTTCGACATGTATCTCGTCGAGGTCCACTGGCCCCTGCTCGCCGGAGCCACCGTCGTCCTCGCGGCCCCGCGCCGCCAGCGGGACGCCGACCATCTCGCCGAGCTGATCCGCGATCACCGGATCACGACGTTCTACTGTGTGGTGTCGCTGCTCGACCTCTTCCTCCTCGCCCGCGATCCGGCGGAGCGCTACGACGGCATACGGCAGGTGCTCACCGGCGGCGAGCCGCTCAGCCCCGACCTGGTCAAGCGGTTCCACGCCCGCTCGACCGCGTCGCTCACCAACCTGTACGGACCCAGCGAGTGCACGATCTACTGCACGGCCTGGGAGTGCCCACGCGACCCGGACCTCGACACGGTGCTGATCGGCTCGGCTGTCCAGGACACGGACCTGTGGATCCTCGACGAGAACGGGGACCCGGTATCGGAAGGAGAGCCAGGGGAGCTGTACATCGGCGGCGCGGGTCTCGCCCTGGGCTACCTCAACCGGCCCGACCTGACGGCGGAACGCTTCGTCACCTCCCCCACCCTGGCCCCGGGCGGCCGGCTCTACCGGTCCGGCGACCTGGTGCGGGCGCGCCCCGACGGCGCCCTCGAATTCCTCGGGCGCCTCGACCGGCAAGTGAAGATCCGGGGCATCCGCATCGAGCTGGCCGAGATCGAGTCCACCGCGGCACGCTGCGCCGGCGTACGACAGGCGGCGGTCGTCGCGCACGGCGAAGGCGCCGACAAGCGGCTCGCCGCGTACGTGGTGCCCGCGGACGGCGTCGCATCGGCGGGCCTGGTCGCCTCTGTCCGGGACGCGCTGCGCGAGTGGCTCCCGCACTACATGGTGCCGACCGCGATCGAGGCGGTGAACGAGCTGCCGCTCACCGCCAACGGCAAGCTGGACCGCCTCCTGCTGGAGGACCGGGCCGCACGGTCCTCCGCCGCCGCGCCACCGGCTCGTACGACAACTGCCGAGGCACACACGGGACTTGAGCAGCAGGTGGCCGAGGTCTGGTGCGACGTCCTGGGCGTGCCGGAGGTCGGGGCGGACGACGACTTCTTCGATCTCGGCGGGGATTCCTTCAAGGTGGTCCGCGTCATCGACCGCCTGAAGGGCCTGCTGGCGATGGAGATCCCCATGGCGGCCCTCCTGCTCGAACCGACCGTGGCCGGTTTCACCAAGGAGCTGCGGCGCATCACGCACCAGGAGCACATACGGTGA
- a CDS encoding argininosuccinate synthase-related protein: MNSLDSSGDSPTAEHRLIRGFADLAPERFGPRRPVVTLFSGGLDSTYLLHRLTKAGFAEIHAVSVDLGAGEDLAEQRLVADRLSVHLHVIDGRRMFAEEYVRPAIAAQAVYLDTHPISSSLSRPLIAKLAMDIAVQLGAWGVLHTANRSQNTLRRLNGALGLLGYSGHYGSPYDRDPVSRDRKSRELADIGLVHMSGRVASIDANLWCREFESGVLDDPEEHTVPEELYRWSVHHAGVPDATVEVGFAEGVPVTLDGARLPLPELIDILNRRAGAHGIGRYSGLEHLPGGQKVLELREMPAAALLLKSYRHLETATLEAETIREKMHLEQIWVREALEGRWFGELRRASQSFIDTCAAQVTGTVRWRLGHGSAQTRSIAAAAPRYLRNREDWEERSAHSGG, from the coding sequence GTGAACTCCCTTGATTCCAGCGGCGATTCGCCTACCGCCGAGCACCGTCTCATACGCGGATTCGCCGATCTCGCACCCGAGCGGTTCGGCCCGCGCCGCCCCGTGGTCACCCTCTTCAGCGGGGGCCTCGACAGCACATATCTGCTGCACCGGCTGACGAAGGCCGGTTTCGCCGAGATCCACGCGGTCAGTGTCGACCTCGGCGCGGGCGAGGACCTGGCGGAGCAGCGGCTGGTCGCCGACCGACTCTCCGTGCATCTTCATGTCATCGACGGACGGCGGATGTTCGCCGAGGAGTACGTGCGCCCGGCGATCGCCGCGCAGGCCGTGTACCTCGACACCCACCCGATCAGTTCGTCCCTCAGCCGGCCCCTCATCGCCAAGCTGGCCATGGACATCGCGGTCCAACTGGGCGCCTGGGGAGTGCTGCACACGGCCAATCGCTCGCAGAACACCCTGCGCAGGCTCAACGGCGCGCTGGGACTGCTGGGTTACTCCGGCCACTACGGCAGCCCCTACGACCGCGATCCGGTCAGCCGCGACCGCAAGAGCCGGGAGCTGGCGGACATCGGGCTCGTCCACATGAGCGGACGGGTCGCCAGCATCGACGCGAACCTGTGGTGCCGGGAGTTCGAGTCCGGTGTCCTCGACGATCCGGAGGAGCACACCGTCCCCGAGGAGCTGTACCGCTGGAGCGTCCACCACGCGGGGGTCCCCGACGCGACGGTCGAGGTCGGCTTCGCCGAGGGTGTGCCTGTCACCCTCGACGGCGCGCGGCTGCCCCTGCCCGAACTCATCGACATCCTCAACCGCCGGGCGGGCGCCCACGGGATCGGCCGCTACAGCGGGCTCGAACACCTCCCCGGCGGCCAGAAGGTACTGGAGCTGCGTGAGATGCCCGCCGCCGCGCTGCTCCTGAAGTCCTACCGCCACCTGGAGACGGCGACCCTGGAGGCGGAGACGATCCGGGAGAAGATGCACCTGGAGCAGATCTGGGTCCGCGAGGCCCTCGAAGGCCGCTGGTTCGGGGAGCTCCGGCGGGCGAGCCAGTCCTTCATCGACACCTGCGCCGCCCAGGTCACCGGCACGGTGCGCTGGCGCCTGGGCCATGGCTCGGCACAGACCCGGTCCATCGCCGCCGCCGCTCCCCGCTATCTGCGCAACCGGGAGGACTGGGAGGAGCGGTCGGCACACTCCGGCGGCTGA